The Trypanosoma brucei gambiense DAL972 chromosome 10, complete sequence genome has a segment encoding these proteins:
- a CDS encoding expression site-associated gene (ESAG) — protein sequence MNMLHLGDRNASLAPSGGEHSLPTGGAVCRAVMDTLPVILRAPVALLLLLVVVPQLSVVAEANVTVKVLSAAWNWYMPRKYVTAINAGFNASLESRQWTVAGSVKVEVVYPSNLHLMPEDFIKEQLQGETNMSSIVIVYGPLGDQSVMHSIPHLMNHRVVAFGLMTGSTFIRQWNPYLYFLRADPAAETLVLIRYALCQLRVLRLGFMYLQGVHYGDEEYALTVNVMSRMGYELHGVFTVMSPDGEPAPDGEFKEVFERFAAALPQAIIVFGAPVDDTAKFLMMMAVDDRIARSYILSPSAVQAKLPQMWLRAVEAAGASFAPGQLLFTGTNPLAKDSQYIAIKRFQEVMSEYLKAHVSGTNITEPDYFLTHGTEGELMVYGWICGEVLSQALSSVEWLKDRATFVRSLYNQRRYVINDIVIGDYGGTCEGDAAKHGATCECNQGNKAVYVKEVLEDGRTTSVRSGFTVLKASRCYTDSSELHGPLNGLVVFMKDDDIASKAAVLWQKGASHLVGKGDLGHSDRFFLHAFNTTIAEAADDLRNEQGDRIVTAVFGPVTEAMLDMPNITFIDPLELKPRLNKFRRHVIHLSPTLEQQLYVLSSYLAGAGVGTVDAVICSNEADGIADFLRRSSNEFAVSLRSAVIREDGEGVGKYLPISGTVFVIGLSVPDVKEIARKLEERNDLRVIVLFAEFSFLYDLFATALNNTAGAARLVFATSLPHWGDTETSSKTTQLFHDVEKDSRLWTPLSFLSFATGRLMREILLRVEEISPETLVNFFYADSSIVSDDMRYGVFDDTKCVVTAEKLSKNGCASNYGATQISVWSMARALNASIPPLTNPMTPSMTFRNSNAGRISGVALVGVIIGGALALFLVVALGVVPYFFLRNTRDNNLAPKELTDPVTLIFTDIESSTALWAAHPEVMPDAVATHHRLIRTLISKYECYEVKTVGDSFMIASKSPFAAVQLAQELQLCFFHHDWGTNAIDESYQQFEQQRAEDDSDYTPPTARLDPKVYSRLWNGLRVRVGIHTGLCDIRHDEVTKGYDYYGRTPNMAARTESVANGGQVLMTGSTYLSLSAEERQQIDVTALGDVPLRGVPKPVEMYQLNAVPGRTFSVLRLELELLNDDEDQTTTSCSDHSSSRTDLSVAAQTIAASLQSLLGTFTPAQRQKALIPFCERWRVPLPQKVGNVWDDDGCQEVVRRVAAKVGRVMDFGTRKPSSSVTSLERGGSVFSGGGAAAIMLASSSSSSCVDGHCGTVQLIDVENDSATT from the coding sequence ATGAATATGCTTCACTTGGGCGACCGCAATGCCTCACTCGCACCGAGTGGCGGGGAACATTCCCTTCCGACGGGAGGAGCTGTGTGCCGTGCCGTCATGGACACACTTCCCGTGATACTGAGAGCTCCGGTCGCGTTGTTACTTCTGCTCGTCGTCGTGCCGCAATTGTCAGTGGTCGCCGAGGCTAATGTGACAGTCAAGGTTCTCTCCGCCGCGTGGAACTGGTACATGCCGCGGAAGTATGTAACCGCGATTAATGCTGGCTTCAACGCCTCACTGGAGTCACGACAATGGACTGTCGCTGGAAGCGTCAAAGTTGAGGTAGTTTACCCCAGCAACCTGCACCTGATGCCCGAAGATTTCATTAAAGAGCAGTTACAGGGGGAAACGAATATGAGTAGTATTGTTATAGTGTATGGACCCCTCGGTGACCAAAGTGTAATGCACTCGATCCCACATTTGATGAATCACAGAGTAGTGGCCTTTGGGCTGATGACTGGGTCCACTTTTATCCGACAATGGAATCCGTACCTTTACTTTCTGCGTGCTGACCCCGCTGCTGAAACATTGGTTCTCATTCGGTATGCGCTATGCCAGTTGCGCGTGCTGCGCTTGGGCTTCATGTACCTTCAGGGTGTTCATTATGGCGACGAGGAGTATGCATTGACAGTGAACGTGATGTCTCGGATGGGTTATGAACTGCATGGTGTGTTCACCGTGATGAGTCCAGACGGTGAGCCTGCTCCTGATGGTGAGTTTAAAGAGGTGTTTGAGCGCTTCGCCGCCGCCCTTCCTCAGGCCATCATTGTCTTTGGTGCGCCAGTGGATGATACCGCGAAGTTcttgatgatgatggcagTGGATGATCGAATCGCTCGGTCGTATATTCTTAGTCCATCAGCCGTCCAGGCGAAACTCCCACAAATGTGGTTGCGCGCTGTGGAAGCTGCAGGGGCCTCATTCGCGCCCGGACAGCTACTTTTCACAGGCACCAATCCGCTTGCGAAGGACAGCCAGTACATAGCAATCAAGCGTTTTCAAGAAGTTATGAGTGAATACCTGAAAGCTCACGTCAGCGGAACCAACATCACTGAACCAGATTATTTCCTGACCCATGGCACTGAGGGAGAGTTGATGGTGTATGGGTGGATTTGTGGGGAGGTGTTGTCTCAGGCACTTAGTAGTGTTGAATGGCTCAAGGACCGCGCTACATTTGTCAGGTCGCTATACAACCAACGGCGCTACGTCATCAATGACATTGTGATCGGTGATTATGGCGGTACGTGTGAGGGGGACGCGGCCAAGCATGGCGCGACCTGTGAGTGTAACCAAGGCAATAAGGCGGTGTATGTGAAAGAGGTGTTGGAGGATGGCCGGACGACGTCGGTGCGAAGTGGCTTCACAGTTCTGAAAGCTTCGCGTTGCTATACGGATTCTTCGGAGCTTCACGGGCCACTGAATGGACTCGTCGTTTTCATGAAAGACGACGACATAGCGTCGAAAGCAGCTGTGCTGTGGCAGAAGGGGGCCTCCCATCTTGTCGGCAAGGGTGATTTGGGACACTCGGACAGGTTCTTTCTGCACGCATTTAATACTACCATAGCTGAGGCAGCGGACGATCTTCGGAATGAGCAAGGTGACAGAATCGTAACCGCTGTGTTTGGCCCCGTGACCGAGGCGATGTTGGACATGCCGAATATAACCTTTATCGATCCCCTGGAACTTAAACCACGGCTGAATAAGTTCAGAAGGCATGTGATTCATCTCTCGCCCACCCTGGAACAGCAACTTTACGTTCTTTCATCGTACCTCGCGGGCGCCGGGGTCGGTACTGTTGATGCCGTGATCTGCAGCAACGAAGCGGATGGGATTGCAGATTTTCTCCGAAGGTCGTCAAATGAATTCGCTGTCTCGCTACGTTCCGCTGTCATACGCGAAGATGGGGAAGGTGTTGGTAAATACCTTCCGATAAGTGGGACCGTGTTTGTCATTGGCCTTTCCGTTCCGGATGTGAAGGAAATAGCGAGGAAACTTGAAGAACGCAACGATTTGCGTGTTATTGTTCTCTTCGCGGAGTTTTCATTCCTGTATGATCTTTTTGCCACGGCCCTCAATAACACCGCAGGCGCCGCACGTCTTGTGTTTGCCACCAGCTTGCCACATTGGGGTGATACTGAAACCTCATCGAAGACTACTCAACTGTTCCATGATGTCGAAAAAGACTCACGATTGTGGACACCCCTATCATTTCTGTCATTCGCAACCGGTCGATTGATGCGGGAAATACTTCTTCGTGTAGAAGAAATTAGTCCAGAAACGTTGGTAAATTTCTTTTACGCTGATTCTTCCATCGTCTCCGATGACATGCGCTACGGTGTATTCGACGACACAAAATGCGTCGTCACCGCAGAGAAACTTTCGAAGAATGGTTGTGCCTCAAACTATGGTGCAACGCAGATATCCGTGTGGTCTATGGCCCGTGCTCTGAACGCTTCTATTCCTCCGCTTACAAATCCCATGACACCGTCAATGACTTTCAGAAACTCTAACGCGGGAAGGATCTCTGGAGTAGCGCTGGTGGGCGTCATTATCGGTGGTGCCCttgctttgtttcttgtGGTGGCTCTGGGCGTGGTTCCCTACTTTTTCCTGCGCAACACCCGTGATAACAATCTTGCACCAAAAGAATTGACAGACCCCGTAACgctaatatttactgacattgagagCAGTACGgcgttgtgggctgcacaccctgaggtgatgcctgatgccgttgcaacacatcaccgCTTAATTCGCACATTGATTTCCAAGTATGAATGCTACGAAGTCAAAACTGTAGGTGATTCGTTCATGATAGCGAGTAAGAGtcctttcgctgccgtccaactcgcacaggaactacagctgtgtttctttcatCATGACTGGGGAACAAATGCGATTGATGAATCCTACCAGCAGTTTGAGCAGCAGCGTGCGGAAGATGACAGTGATTACACACCGCCAACTGCTCGGTTGGACCCTAAAGTGTACagtcgtttgtggaatggactacgtgtacgtgttggaatccacaccgggttgtgcgatatccgacacgatgaagtgacgaagggatatgactactatgggcggactccaaacatggcagcaaggacagagagtgtagcaaatggtggtcaggtgctgatgacaGGCTCAACATACCTGTCACTGTCAGCTGAGGAGCGTCAGCAAATTGATGTCACTGCACTTGGTGATGTGCCGCTACGTGGTGTGCCAAAGcctgtggaaatgtaccagttgAATGCCGTGCCTGGTCGTACCTTTTCCGTTCTCCGTCTTGAGCTTGAGCTTCTTAACGATGATGAAGATCAGACCACAACCTCCTGTAGTGACCACAGTTCTTCGCGGACAGATCTGAGTGTAGCTGCACAAACTATTGCTGCTTCCCTTCAGTCGCTCTTGGGTACCTTCACCCCTGCTCAGCGCCAGAAGGCATTAATACCCTTTTGCGAACGGTGGCGTGTTCCGCTTCCTCAAAAGGTCGGGAACGTGTGGGACGATGACGGTTGTCAGGAAGTTGTACGGCGTGTTGCTGCAAAGGTGGGCCGTGTTATGGATTTTGGAACGAGGAAGCCCTCCAGCAGTGTGACATCGTTGGAAAGGGGTGGAAGTGTCTTCTCAGGTGGAGGAGCGGCTGCTATAATGCTTGCTTCATCCTCAAGTTCCTCCTGCGTTGATGGGCATTGTGGTACCGTACAATTGATTGACGTGGAAAATGACAGCGCTACCACCTAA
- a CDS encoding expression site-associated gene (ESAG) protein,putative: MSMLHLSDRNASLAPSGGEHSLPTGGAVCRVAMDTLPVILRAPVALLLLLIVLPQLSVGAEANATVKVLSATWNSYMPQEYVNAINAGFNASLESRQWTVAGSVKVEVVYPRNLDLMPQDFIKEQLELETDQNKIVIVYGPLGDIVTYLALPILMKHNVVAFSPMTGSTFIRQWNPYLYFLRADPAAETLALIRYALCQLRVLRLGFMYLQGVHYGDEEYALTVNVMSQMGYELHGVFTVMSSDGEPAPDDEFREVFERFAAALPQAIIVFGAPEKDTAKFLMMMVAEERIARSYILGPSSVQASLAQMWLHALATAGTSFAPGQLLFTGTNPLAKDSQYIAIKRFQGVMSEYLKAHVSETNITEADYFLTHGTEGELMVYGWICGEVLSQALSSLEWLKDRTTFVRSLYSQRRYVINDIVIGDYGGTCEGEAAKHGATCECNQGSKAVYVKEMLENGQTTTMESGFTVVKTSQCYTESSELQGPLNGLAVFMEDDDTASKAAALWQKGASHLVGKGDLGHSDRFFLHAFNTTIAEAANDLRYEQGERIVTAVFGPVTEAMLDTPNITFIDPLELKPRLNKFRRHVIHLSPTLEQQLYVLSSYLAGDGVGTVDAVICSNEADGIADFLRRSLTEFGVSLRSAVIREDGEGVGKYLPISGTVFVIGLSVPNVREIARKLEERNDLRVIVLFGEFSLLYDLFTTALNNTAGAARLVFATSLPHWGDTETSSKTAQLFHDVEKDSRLWTPLSLLAFATGRLMRVILLHVEEMSPETLVNFFYADSSIISDDMRYGVFDDTKCDTAEKLSKDDCASNYGATQVSVWSMARALNASIPPLANPMTPSMSFRDPSEGKLSGASLVGVIIGATFALFLMVALGVVPYFVLRSTRDNNSAPKEPTDPVTIVFTDIESSTAQWAAHPDVMADAVATHHKLIRALISQYECYEVKTVGDSFMIASRSAFMAVQLVRDLQRAFLRHNWGASVFDECYRRLEQDRALESEGYVPPTARLDPDVYRKLWNGLRVRVGVHTGLCDIRHDEVTKGYDYYGHTSNMAARTESAANGGQILLTRATYLSLSTAEREQLDVTALGAVPLRGVPDPVEMYQVDAVVGRSFAALRLDGEVDLIADSGIINASTSDCSSFCELGQSAQAIVAVMRALFGTFTASQRKKLLVPFCERWRVTLPPKTKSVWDDNECQEVMRRIATKVGHVVDFTAGNTVEPSVDTRRRSSLAFLRLQGLWPGWEGAPRNSPTSSERE, encoded by the coding sequence ATGAGTATGCTTCACTTGAGCGACCGCAATGCCTCACTCGCACCGAGTGGCGGGGAACATTCCCTTCCGACGGGAGGAGCTGTGTGTCGTGTCGCCATGGACACACTTCCCGTGATATTGAGAGCTCCAGTCGCATTGTTACTTCTGCTCATCGTCCTGCCGCAATTGTCAGTGGGCGCCGAGGCTAATGCGACAGTCAAGGTTCTCTCCGCCACATGGAACTCGTACATGCCGCAGGAGTATGTAAACGCGATTAATGCTGGCTTCAACGCCTCACTGGAGTCACGACAATGGACTGTGGCCGGAAGCGTGAAAGTTGAGGTTGTTTATCCTAGGAACCTTGACCTGATGCCCCAAGATTTCATTAAAGAGCAGTTGGAGCTGGAAACGGACCAGAATAAAATTGTTATAGTGTATGGACCCCTCGGTGACATTGTCACGTACCTTGCTCTTCCAATCCTTATGAAACATAATGTCGTGGCATTTTCCCCTATGACTGGATCCACTTTTATCCGACAATGGAATCCGTACCTTTACTTTCTGCGTGCCGACCCCGCTGCTGAGACATTGGCTCTCATTCGCTATGCGCTGTGCCAGTTGCGCGTGCTGCGCTTAGGTTTCATGTACCTTCAGGGTGTTCATTATGGCGACGAGGAGTATGCTTTAACAGTGAACGTGATGTCTCAGATGGGTTATGAGCTGCATGGTGTGTTCACCGTGATGAGTTCAGACGGTGAGCCTGCTCCTGATGATGAGTTCAGAGAGGTGTTCGAGCGCTTCGCCGCCGCCCTTCCTCAGGCCATCATTGTCTTTGGTGCGCCAGAAAAAGATACCGCGAAGTtcttgatgatgatggtagCGGAGGAGCGCATCGCTCGCTCTTATATTCTTGGTCCATCATCCGTCCAGGCGTCACTTGCACAAATGTGGTTACACGCTCTGGCAACTGCAGGAACCTCATTCGCGCCCGGGCAGCTACTTTTCACAGGCACCAATCCGCTTGCGAAGGACAGCCAGTACATAGCAATCAAGCGTTTTCAAGGAGTTATGAGTGAATACCTGAAAGCTCACGTCAGCGAAACCAACATCACTGAAGCAGATTATTTCCTGACCCATGGCACTGAGGGAGAGTTGATGGTGTATGGGTGGATTTGTGGGGAGGTGTTGTCTCAGGCACTTAGTAGTCTTGAATGGCTCAAGGACCGCACTACTTTTGTCAGGTCGCTATACAGCCAACGGCGCTACGTCATCAATGACATTGTGATCGGTGATTATGGCGGTACGTGTGAGGGGGAGGCGGCCAAGCATGGCGCCACCTGTGAGTGTAACCAAGGCAGCAAGGCGGTGTATGTGAAAGAGATGTTGGAAAATGGCCAGACGACGACAATGGAAAGTGGATTCACAGTGGTGAAGACTTCGCAGTGCTATACTGAATCTTCGGAGCTTCAAGGGCCACTGAATGGACTCGCCGTTTTCATGGAAGACGACGACACCGCGTCGAAGGCAGCTGCGCTGTGGCAGAAGGGGGCCTCCCATCTTGTCGGCAAGGGTGATTTGGGACACTCGGACAGGTTCTTTCTGCACGCATTTAATACTACCATAGCTGAGGCAGCGAACGATCTTCGGTATGAGCAAGGTGAAAGAATCGTAACCGCTGTGTTTGGCCCCGTGACCGAGGCGATGTTGGACACGCCGAATATAACCTTTATCGATCCCCTGGAACTCAAACCACGGCTGAATAAGTTCAGAAGGCATGTGATTCATCTCTCGCCCACCCTGGAACAACAACTTTACGTTCTTTCATCGTACCTCGCAGGCGACGGGGTCGGTACTGTTGATGCCGTGATCTGCAGCAACGAAGCGGATGGGATTGCAGATTTTCTGCGGAGGTCACTAACTGAGTTCGGTGTCTCACTACGTTCTGCTGTCATACGTGAAGATGGGGAAGGTGTTGGTAAATACCTTCCGATAAGTGGGACCGTGTTTGTCATTGGCCTTTCCGTACCAAATGTGAGGGAAATCGCGAGGAAACTTGAAGAACGCAACGATTTGCGTGTGATTGTTCTCTTCGGGGAATTTTCATTACTGTATGATCTGTTTACCACGGCCCTCAATAACACCGCAGGCGCCGCACGTCTCGTGTTTGCCACCAGCTTGCCACATTGGGGTGATACTGAAACCTCATCGAAGACTGCTCAACTGTTCCATGATGTTGAAAAAGACTCACGATTATGGACACCCCTATCACTTCTGGCATTCGCAACCGGTCGATTGATGCGGGTAATACTTCTTCATGTAGAAGAAATGAGTCCAGAAACGTTGGTAAATTTCTTCTATGCCGATTCTTCCATCATCTCTGATGACATGCGCTACGGTGTATTCGACGACACAAAATGCGACACCGCAGAGAAACTTTCGAAGGATGATTGTGCCTCAAACTATGGCGCAACGCAGGTATCCGTGTGGTCTATGGCCCGTGCCCTGAACGCCTCCATTCCTCCACTTGCAAATCCCATGACACCGTCAATGAGCTTCAGAGACCCTAGCGAAGGAAAACTCTCCGGGGCGTCGCTGGTGGGCGTCATCATCGGTGCTacctttgctttgtttcttaTGGTGGCTCTGGGCGTGGTTCCATACTTTGTCCTGCGCAGCACCCGTGATAACAACAGCGCGCCGAAGGAACCCACAGACCCCGTGACAATTGTTTTCACAGATATTGAAAGCAGCACGGCACAGTGGGCTGCCCACCCCGATGTCATGGCTGATGCTGTCGCCACACACCACAAGTTGATCCGCGCGCTGATCTCCCAGTACGAGTGTTACGAGGTGAAGACCGTTGGGGACTCGTTCATGATCGCGAGCCGAAGTGCGTTTATGGCGGTGCAACTTGTGCGGGATCTGCAGAGGGCGTTCCTTCGCCACAACTGGGGCGCGTCCGTGTTTGACGAGTGTTATCGCAGACTTGAGCAGGACCGTGCGTTAGAAAGTGAGGGATACGTGCCGCCAACCGCACGCCTGGACCCCGACGTGTACCGAAAGTTGTGGAATGGCCTCCGAGTGCGAGTTGGTGTGCACACCGGATTGTGTGACATTCGCCACGATGAGGTGACAAAGGGTTACGACTACTATGGTCATACGTCGAACATGGCTGCCCGCACGGAGAGCGCTGCGAATGGTGGACAGATATTGCTGACACGTGCAACATACCTTTCGCTAAGTACAGCAGAGCGTGAGCAACTTGACGTCACTGCGCTGGGCGCCGTCCCACTGCGTGGCGTTCCCGATCCGGTGGAAATGTACCAAGTTGATGCTGTGGTCGGTCGGTCCTTCGCTGCACTGCGCCTCGACGGGGAAGTCGATCTGATTGCGGATAGCGGGATAATAAACGCATCCACCAGCGACTGCTCATCCTTTTGTGAATTGGGTCAGTCAGCACAGGCCATAGTGGCAGTCATGCGCGCACTTTTCGGCACTTTTACAGCATCACAACGGAAAAAGTTGTTAGTGCCCTTCTGCGAGCGTTGGCGTGTGACGTTGCCACCGAAAACCAAGTCCGTGTGGGATGATAACGAATGTCAGGAAGTTATGCGGCGTATAGCAACAAAAGTGGGCCATGTCGTTGATTTCACAGCTGGCAATACCGTTGAGCCCTCCGTGGACACAAGGCGACGGTCATCCCTAGCATTCTTACGTTTGCAAGGTCTGTGGCCTGGTTGGGAAGGAGCACCGCGAAACTCCCCCACAAGTAGCGAACGAGAATAA